Proteins from a single region of Psilocybe cubensis strain MGC-MH-2018 chromosome 3, whole genome shotgun sequence:
- a CDS encoding FUN14 domain-containing protein 1 has product MAFVLPSLVSRRCLTSAANGKSANARQLFSHPTLKPFSTSGSRFASTTSRNFPSPIWRALHEAGQNRPSLSFVTKGIAVAGVGIGLSTLRKEPVFCDAPPPPKATDSIYPDDRPPPPVSSVSLYELSFGTVVGLCAGVFVKKGAKAVAWFLGGVFVLLQYMGSASLVRVDWNKAASKFENLFYTKDAAGGTRPPNVLSLWNWMIDFLTADFQPRASFVAGFVLGLRIG; this is encoded by the exons ATGGCATTCGTCCTACCTTCACTCGTATCACGGCGCTGCCTGACGTCGGCAGCAAACGGAAAAAGTGCCAATGCTAGACAATTGTTCTCTCACCCCACCTTGAAGCCATTCTCAACCTCTGGCTCCCGGTTTGCCTCTACTACTTCCCGTAATTTCCCTTCTCCGATATGGAGGGCATTGCACGAGGCTGGGCAGAATCGTCCAAGCTTATCTTTCGTAACAAAAGGGATTGCTGTTGCTGGAGTTGGTATTGGGTTGTCTACTCTTCGGAAGGAACCTGTTTTCTGTGATG cacctccacctccgaaAGCAACAGACTCTATTTACCCGGACGATAGGCCCCCTCCTCCTGTATCATCTGTGTCGTTGTATGAATTGAGCTTTGGCACGGTTGTGGGGTTATGCGCCGGAGTGTTTGTCAAAAAAGGTGCTAAAGCAGTCGCGTGGTTCCTCGGTGGTGTTTTCGTCCTCCTCCAG TATATGGGCTCAGCATCGCTTGTCCGCGTCGATTGGAACAAGGCCGCAAGCAAGTTTGAGAATTTATTTTACACCAAAGATGCTGCGGGAGGAACCAGACCCCCCAATGTTCTTTCgctttggaattggatgataGACTTCTTGACGGCCGATTTCCAGCCAAGGGCGTCGTTCGTCGCTGGATTTGTTCTGGGGCTGAGAATTGGCTAA